One segment of Purpureocillium takamizusanense chromosome 7, complete sequence DNA contains the following:
- a CDS encoding uncharacterized protein (TransMembrane:1 (o108-127i)~EggNog:ENOG503P595) — MTDHALVRGLHSARRNCAPSISLTHPSTSQSTWAVVEKSRKSSLLVPLHRNAGPRPPRTLRQSAAPISTYLNRTRAVLSDMTSLHLRYPKHVWSPAGGWYAQPANWRANTLIAGAVLVGVVAVTWRFSAERETWARKPESWEWHPSRYWSKQLIEWDKEDRLKANASKAAKE; from the exons ATGACCGACCACGCCTTGGTTCGCGGATTGCATTCGGCCAGACGCAATTGCGCACCCAGCATCTCCCTCACGCACCCATCGACAAGTCAATCAACATG GGCGGTGGTGGAAAAATCCCGTAAGTCTAGCCTCCTCGTACCGCTGCACCGCAACGCGGGACCCCGTCCCCCCCGAACATTGAGACAATCCGCAGCACCGATCTCGACCTATCTCAATCGAACCCGCGCAGTCCTCTCTGACATGACGTCCCTGCATCTCAGGTATCCCAAGCACGTGTGGTCGCCGGCCGGTGGCTGGTACGCGCAGCCCGCTAACTGGAGGGCCAACACGCTCATCGCCggtgccgtcctcgtcggcgtggtAGCCGTTACCTGGAGGTTCAGTGCCGAGCGGGAAACGTGGGCGCGCAAGCCCGAGTCCTGGGAATGGCACCCGAGCAGATA CTGGTCTAAGCAGCTGATTGAGTGGGACAAGGAGGACCGGTTGAAGGCGAATGCatccaaggcggccaaggagtGA